The following proteins are encoded in a genomic region of Paenibacillus sp. FSL R7-0273:
- the yfmF gene encoding EF-P 5-aminopentanol modification-associated protein YfmF: MRIHVLPTKAFKTFAISLYAGVPLDESTVTATALAPFVLRRGTATYPETTQFRERLEELYGAGFGFDIYKRGDYQIVQFRMDTINDSFVQSKESLLGESFAFLGEVLTRPLLEDGSFRASYVATERETVRKKLEAIVNDKIRYAAERCIEEMCRQEPYRLHPLGQRADLDGITPKSLYESYTAWLDGAILDLYVVGDTTPEEVEKLVIRHFGRSHKQVESYTSNFKPVTVSEVRTVEEKLDVNQGKLNMGLRTSITYSDDRYASALMYNGILGGYPHSKLFVNVREKESLAYYASSRYDGHKGIGTIQSGIENQNYGKAVDIIRKQLDELKAGNISDLELNQTKAMIRNLLSEIQDSAFELISFDFNRQLSGKDRSAQELLAQVDSTGAEDVKAAAGTFQLDTIYFLTGKGE, from the coding sequence ATGCGTATCCACGTGCTGCCGACCAAGGCGTTCAAAACGTTCGCCATTTCCCTCTATGCCGGAGTACCCCTGGATGAGAGCACAGTGACAGCAACGGCACTTGCTCCTTTTGTCCTCCGCAGAGGCACGGCCACTTACCCGGAAACGACACAGTTCCGCGAACGGCTGGAAGAGCTTTACGGAGCAGGCTTCGGCTTCGACATCTACAAACGGGGCGATTATCAGATTGTCCAGTTCCGGATGGATACGATCAATGATTCTTTTGTACAGAGCAAGGAAAGCCTGCTGGGAGAATCGTTTGCTTTTCTCGGCGAGGTATTGACCCGTCCCCTGCTGGAGGATGGAAGCTTCCGCGCCTCCTACGTTGCTACCGAGCGCGAGACTGTGCGCAAGAAGCTGGAAGCCATTGTGAACGACAAAATCCGTTATGCCGCTGAACGCTGCATTGAGGAGATGTGCCGCCAGGAGCCTTACCGCCTGCATCCGCTTGGCCAAAGAGCCGATCTGGACGGAATCACTCCGAAAAGCCTGTATGAATCGTACACAGCTTGGCTGGACGGGGCGATTCTGGATTTGTATGTTGTCGGCGATACTACTCCGGAAGAAGTCGAGAAGCTGGTCATCCGCCATTTTGGCCGCAGCCATAAGCAGGTGGAGTCTTACACTTCCAACTTTAAGCCAGTAACCGTATCAGAGGTCCGCACGGTTGAGGAGAAGCTGGATGTCAATCAGGGCAAGCTTAACATGGGGCTGCGTACCTCAATCACTTACTCAGACGACAGATATGCCTCAGCGCTGATGTATAACGGAATTTTGGGCGGCTATCCGCATTCCAAGCTGTTTGTTAACGTCCGTGAAAAGGAAAGCCTGGCTTATTATGCTTCTTCGCGCTACGACGGGCATAAGGGAATCGGGACGATTCAGTCTGGTATAGAGAACCAGAATTACGGCAAGGCAGTCGATATCATCCGCAAGCAGCTCGATGAGCTGAAGGCCGGTAATATCAGTGATCTGGAGCTGAATCAGACCAAGGCGATGATCCGCAATCTTTTGTCCGAAATCCAGGATTCCGCCTTTGAGCTGATCTCGTTCGATTTCAACCGCCAATTGTCCGGAAAAGACCGTTCTGCCCAGGAGCTGCTCGCTCAGGTGGACAGCACGGGTGCAGAAGATGTCAAGGCTGCTGCCGGCACCTTCCAGCTGGATACGATTTATTTCCTGACAGGGAAGGGGGAATAG